The following proteins come from a genomic window of Trifolium pratense cultivar HEN17-A07 linkage group LG4, ARS_RC_1.1, whole genome shotgun sequence:
- the LOC123921299 gene encoding 4-coumarate--CoA ligase 1-like — MTIQKIEEFIFKSKLPDIYIPKHLPLHSYCFENLSEYGSRPCLIDAPTGEIYTYYDVELASRRVASGLNKLGIGQGDVIMVLLPNCPEFVFSFLGASFRGAVMTAANPFFTSAEIAKQAKASNAKLLVTQGCYFDKVKDLENVKLVFVDSLPEGENHMHFRELAQADENEIEEAKINPDDVVALPYSSGTTGLPKGVMLTHKGLVTSVAQQVDGENPNLYYHSEDVILCVLPMFHIYSLNSVLLCGLRAKASILLMPKFDINAFFSLVHKYKVTIAPVVPPIVLAISKSPELDNYDLSSIRVLKSGGAPLGKELEDTVRAKFPKAKLGQGYGMTEAGPVLSMCLSFAKEAIDVKPGACGTVVRNAEMKIVDPENDSSLPRNQPGEICIRGDQIMQGYLNDPEATRRTIDKEGWLHTGDIGYIDNDDELFIVDRLKELIKYKGFQVAPAELEAIILSHPHISDVAVVPMLDEAAGEVPVAFVVRSNGNIETTEDEIKKFVSKQVVFYKRINRVFFIDAIPKSPSGKILRKDLRAKLAAGVPN, encoded by the exons CACCTACTATGATGTTGAACTCGCTTCACGAAGAGTCGCATCCGGTCTCAACAAATTAGGTATCGGACAAGGCGATGTCATCATGGTTCTTCTCCCTAATTGTCCGGaatttgtgttttcttttctcgGTGCTTCTTTTCGTGGCGCTGTAATGACCGCTGCGAATCCTTTCTTTACCTCAGCTGAAATTGCTAAACAAGCAAAAGCCTCCAATGCTAAGTTGCTTGTAACACAAGGTTGTTACTTTGACAAAGTTAAGGATTTAGAAAATGTGAAGCTGGTTTTTGTGGACTCTTTACCAGAAGGAGAAAATCATATGCATTTCCGTGAGCTGGCTCAAGCTGATGAGAATGAAATTGAAGAG GCAAAGATAAACCCTGATGATGTAGTTGCTTTGCCATATTCTTCTGGTACAACAGGACTACCTAAAGGTGTTATGCTAACACACAAAGGATTAGTGACAAGTGTAGCACAACAAGTTGATGGTGAAAATCCAAATCTATATTACCATTCTGAGGATGTGATACTCTGTGTTCTTCCCATGTTTCATATCTACTCACTCAACTCTGTTTTGCTCTGTGGTTTGAGAGCCAAAGCTTCAATTCTGTTAATGCCAAAGTTTGATATTAATGCATTTTTTAGCCTTGTTCATAAATACAAAGTCACTATTGCTCCTGTTGTGCCTCCAATTGTCTTGGCTATTTCTAAGTCACCTGAACTTGATAACTATGATCTTTCATCAATAAGAGTGTTGAAATCTGGTGGTGCTCCACTTGGTAAGGAACTTGAAGACACTGTTAGGGCCAAATTTCCTAAAGCCAAACTAGGACAG GGATATGGGATGACAGAGGCAGGTCCAGTTTTATCAATGTGTTTGTCATTTGCAAAAGAAGCAATAGATGTGAAACCGGGTGCATGTGGAACTGTTGTCAGAAATGCTGAGATGAAAATTGTTGATCCTGAAAATGATTCTTCTTTGCCTCGTAATCAACCTGGTGAAATTTGTATTAGAGGAGACCAAATCATGCAAG gttatCTAAACGACCCAGAAGCAACAAGGAGAACAATAGACAAAGAAGGTTGGTTGCACACGGGTGACATTGGTTACATTGACAATGATGATGAATTGTTCATAGTTGATAGACTTAAAGAATTGATTAAATACAAAGGTTTTCAAGTTGCTCCAGCTGAACTTGAAGCCATTATTCTCTCCCATCCTCATATCTCTGATGTTGCTGTTGTCCC AATGCTGGATGAAGCTGCTGGTGAGGTCCCAGTTGCATTTGTTGTGAGATCAAATGGAAATATCGAGACAACTGAGGATGAAATTAAGAAGTTTGTCTCTAAACAG GTGGTGTTTTACAAAAGAATAAACAGAGTATTCTTCATTGATGCCATTCCAAAGTCACCCTCAGGCAAAATATTAAGAAAGGACCTAAGGGCTAAGCTTGCAGCTGGTGTTCCAAATTAA
- the LOC123921190 gene encoding mitogen-activated protein kinase kinase 4-like, which produces MKPIQLPPPTATGSATATGSPNRPQRRRRDLTLPLPQRDTNLAVPLPLPPSGSGSGGSGSGGNGNNGGGGGNGGSATTQQLVIPFAELERLNRIGSGSGGTVYKVVHRINGRAYALKVIYGHHEESVRRQIHREIQILRDVDDPNVVKCHEMYDHNAEIQVLLEYMDGGSLEGKHIPQENQLADVARQILRGLAYLHRRHIVHRDIKPSNLLINSRKQVKIADFGVGRILNQTMDPCNSSVGTIAYMSPERINTDINDGQYDAYAGDIWSLGVSILEFYMGRFPFAVGRQGDWASLMCAICMSQPPEAPTTASPEFRDFVSRCLQRDPSRRWTASRLLSHPFLGRTVSHHNQIPPNLHQLLPPPPRPLSS; this is translated from the coding sequence ATGAAGCCGATTCAACTTCCACCTCCAACCGCCACCGGCTCAGCCACAGCCACGGGTTCTCCCAACCGTCCTCAGCGCCGCCGTAGAGACCTTACCCTTCCTCTTCCACAGCGTGACACAAACCTAGCTGTACCGCTTCCGCTTCCTCCGTCCGGCAGCGGAAGCGGTGGAAGCGGCAGTGGAGGAAACGGAAACAACGGTGGTGGAGGAGGAAACGGAGGATCAGCGACGACTCAACAACTGGTGATTCCGTTCGCGGAGCTTGAAAGGTTGAACCGGATCGGAAGTGGTAGCGGAGGAACGGTTTACAAAGTAGTTCACAGAATCAACGGTCGCGCTTACGCTTTGAAAGTGATTTACGGACATCACGAGGAATCAGTTCGTCGTCAGATCCATAGAGAAATCCAGATCTTAAGAGATGTAGATGATCCAAACGTTGTCAAGTGTCACGAGATGTACGATCACAACGCTGAAATTCAGGTTCTGTTAGAATACATGGACGGTGGATCTCTTGAAGGGAAACACATCCCTCAGGAGAATCAGTTAGCTGACGTGGCACGTCAGATCCTCCGTGGACTCGCTTATCTCCACCGTCGTCACATCGTTCACCGTGACATCAAACCGTCAAATCTGTTGATAAATTCACGGAAACAGGTTAAGATCGCTGACTTTGGTGTAGGTAGGATTCTGAATCAAACTATGGATCCGTGTAATTCATCGGTAGGAACGATTGCTTACATGTCGCCGGAGAGGATAAACACTGATATCAACGACGGACAATACGATGCTTACGCCGGTGATATATGGAGTTTAGGAGTGAGTATATTGGAGTTTTATATGGGAAGATTTCCGTTTGCGGTTGGTAGACAAGGTGATTGGGCGAGTTTGATGTGTGCTATTTGTATGTCACAACCACCAGAAGCTCCAACAACTGCTTCGCCGGAGTTTAGGGATTTTGTTTCGCGGTGTTTGCAAAGAGATCCGTCGAGGAGATGGACTGCTTCTCGATTGCTTTCGCATCCTTTTCTTGGTAGAACTGTTTCTCATCATAATCAGATTCCACCAAATCTTCATCAACTACTTCCTCCACCACCAAGGCCATTATCATCTTAG